In Mangifera indica cultivar Alphonso chromosome 14, CATAS_Mindica_2.1, whole genome shotgun sequence, the DNA window AAAGAAACAAATGCCATCAAACGAAGAACACACGGGGTGTTtgatttataatgttttattattaaaataaaaaaattattttaaatataaattatttaaaatataaataattattatatttaataaatataaattattattgtgtttggttaaaggtaataaaatattattaataaattattttacttaaatatctttgaatataattattttaaaatattttttatattatttattatattaattaaaaataaatttatttttatctcaaaaaattaataaataataatataattataataaaatcaagattattttgataatttttaaatacttaatataaatatgataatcagattactacttatattacctattacatcaatattgataatagaagattacataatcttctattattgataaattaaacaaaaaaataaaaaataaattactaaagtaCTGTTAAAAAACTAGAACCAAAACGGCCGCTCAGTGTTTGCATGAATGCCTAGCCTCTCCAAATATTTCAACATGCTAATTTTAAAGAGCCCAATTTTCAaccagaaaatgaaattttgtacTTTAATATTGTCCGGAGTGTATATCACTGTATTCGGGCTGccatattcaaataaaaaaagcaacACTAGTCATTTTGCTACTCCCTGTTGGGTGCTCGGTTAAAcgtttatttgattaataaataataaaatattttaatattttttattatcaataataataataataatacaataaataaaaataattattatatttattttaaatattaaaatattatttaataattgtaattttattatatcaatgttctaattaattgattttatttttaattaacacaataaataatataaaatatattttaaaataattttaagtaaaataatatataaatattttttattattttaatcaaatacaataattatttataattactcaattttatcaaatataatattaatttatatttaataatatttaaaataattttttaattataataatataacatttcatCAACCAAACAAGCTTAAATGGAGCAAAATTGTTTTCCAACAAGTTCATCAAGTCTGATGAAACTAATTTCAACATACCTGAATTAGGTCTACATGATGGAGAAACTGTACAAAGTCCTCTATTATTTTCCCACTCAAAGGAGCTGCCCCGCAAGAAACCTGCTTCAAACTCTTGAAGCTTTTTCCAGATCGAGTCTTTGCCACCTTCACCAGTGCCATCATTATCGGTGGAACAGCCGGAAAATGAGTCACCTCATACTCGTCAATCACTCTTACCATCTCATTAACATCAAATTTCCTCATGACAACAATGCTAGACCCCAGTGACAACAGTCCCAAGACAAAAAGAGATATCCCATATATATGGAACATTGGTAGAGCTGCTAAATACACATTCTTCCAAGTGAAACCGTCGTATTGCGAGGCCTCAAACCGGACAAAAAGCTCAACCGCAGCTATAAAATTCTTATGTGTTAAAACAACGCCTTTGCTAGGTCCTGTAGTTCCCGATGAATACAATATTGCTGCTGTATCATCTTGCCTAATCACTGGTTTCTTAACCAATTCATCATTCCCCGATATAAGCttataaaaatctgaaaatgcaACATCTTCACAACCAGTACCCACATTTTCCGGTACAGCAATAACACTCAGGCCCAAAGACTTCAACTTTTCAATATTGTCATGAACAGTGAACACTAAACGGACTTTACATTCAGCAACCTGTTTCTTAATTTCCGAGACCGTACTCAAAGGGTTGATAGTAGACACAACCGCACCCAAGTACAAAACCGCCAAGAAAAGGACAGGAAAGTAAACAGAATTAGGCAAAAGAAGCAAAACGACATCACCTTGAGAAATACCGAACCGGTGAAGAGCAGAGGCCAGGGTCTTCACCAAAGGGAAGAGCTGTGAGTAGGAAATCGAAAACCCAGAAGAGGAATCAATGAGAGCGGAAAAGCCATTGTGTTGGTGGGAAAAAATGAGGGAAACAACGTCAAGAAAAGGGTGGGTTGGGAGATGAACGGAGGGAAATGTGCTGTGGCAAATTCCGGTTTCAGGGGAGTACCAACGCGGATAAGACGTTTGTTTTTTGGTTTCTGAGGAGCTGAAAGGCAGTTCagaattttctttattataaatCGAAGTCATTTCGATAACCAATGCGAAGCCGCGGAGTGAGATGAGAGCAGAGGAGAGGAGCAAGTTTTGTTCGGCGTTCGCTGCGTTATTTTTCTGGAGGGCTGGCATGTTTAAATAGGgtggatatattttttagtgCATAAGTTTAACCATGGTAGTCGTTAACACGTGCCTGTGCTTTCAGCTGACAGTCTTTAAAGTTGACGGAACCCCTGCCGTTTCAGCGTCACGTTTTCCGTATTGATGGTAATTTCCGATGAATTATTTTctatacaataattaattattacttaaaatcttaattttgtattttatttggTAAATATAGGGAGATAAAAATAGTCTTATTAATGTAGCGCTTTTAATGACAAATAATGAATACTTATTAACgtatttaaaagtgtgtatttattacattactttttttattaactactgattaatataaaaataacccAAAGGCACTACCTCTAATATATACGGATTAGTTATACGAATTGTGTATAGCCAACAACCGTATTATTTACGGGGCCAATTCACGACACAATACAAACAAACCGTATGTAGCCAGCAATCACACTATTTACGGGtcaagtaaaaaatcttttatttgaaaaatgagaAGAGTAACTCTTGTAGACAGAAGGCTTGTAGTTCGATCCTGCATGgggaaattttcttttcctttcattaTTATTCGTATTACAACGCactcaaaaattagtaaaactggcgaaatattaaaacttttaaaataaaagtttaaatttaagtcTTTGTCACGTTTATGAAACTTTAACTTATCCGATATAACGATTATAGATTTAATCATTATACCTTAAATTTGTCTAATAAATACGAATAGagttttcaattataaaaaaaaaaaaaaaaaatccttgctAGTTACGACTCTTTCCCATAATATCTTGAGCAAACAATGATGATTTCTATTATTATAGAAccatttttaccatttttcATAATGtcttcaataataattaaaaaacagtCAACTCACACCCAGTTGAGGGCATGTGATCCTCGAA includes these proteins:
- the LOC123195564 gene encoding 4-coumarate--CoA ligase-like 6; this translates as MTSIYNKENSELPFSSSETKKQTSYPRWYSPETGICHSTFPSVHLPTHPFLDVVSLIFSHQHNGFSALIDSSSGFSISYSQLFPLVKTLASALHRFGISQGDVVLLLLPNSVYFPVLFLAVLYLGAVVSTINPLSTVSEIKKQVAECKVRLVFTVHDNIEKLKSLGLSVIAVPENVGTGCEDVAFSDFYKLISGNDELVKKPVIRQDDTAAILYSSGTTGPSKGVVLTHKNFIAAVELFVRFEASQYDGFTWKNVYLAALPMFHIYGISLFVLGLLSLGSSIVVMRKFDVNEMVRVIDEYEVTHFPAVPPIMMALVKVAKTRSGKSFKSLKQVSCGAAPLSGKIIEDFVQFLHHVDLIQGYGMTESTAVGTRGFNTGKFRKYASVGLLAPNMQAKVVNWRNGSSLPPGLSGELLLRGPGIMKEYMNNMDATRSTIDNDGWLHTGDIVYFDQNGYLYVIDRVKEIIKYKGFQIAPADLEAVLIGHPEILDVAVAAAMDEELGEIPVAFVVRRPGSKLTQTAVIKYLAQKVAPYKKVRRVVFVNAIPKSPAGKILRRELRNSLTPASRL